In Desulfobacter hydrogenophilus, the genomic stretch CCATGATCAGTGACAAAATAGTCATGGCTTTGAAATCAATTTTATATGAAAGTCTATGTAAGTGACAAAGATCTTTCAGCTTTCGTTGTGGGCTGGGCCTGGGTGGCGATAGAGCAAGTCAGCCCGTGGCTGTTATAGGGAATTATTCCGGTATGAATTGGAACCTGATGAAATAGATCAAATCAGAAAGGGTGTGTCCCACCTTTTACATAGGATGATTATTTGATTTGACAAAGCAGGCTCAAAATTAAGCCCAAATCGAATTTTATGAAAATTTGATCGTTTTTTTACTCTTGAGGGTAGGAATAGCAACCATTTTTCATGAAAATACGTTCTTTTTGAAGGCATTCTGGGTATTTTAAAATTGATCTGTTTTTTGCAAAAATGTAAAAGGTGGGACACACCCATCAGAAAAGCCCTAAATGGAAATCTTGCATTGGGGGCCAAACGATTTCAGGATGAAATCAGCATAATGGTAGTCAGGCGTACTTTTCCGGGTAAATCTGGCAGACCGAAGACAAAAAATTGATAAAAATAGATGGCCCCTATTTTGTAAAAACTTGACATACAAGCTGATTCCTGAGATATATTAAGTCATGAAAAACAATACCTTATTCCTTGGCATAGAATTTTAGCATATTTTTACTAAACACCCAAAAGAAGGTAGAATCATGAAAAAAGGTTTTATTTTTGTGTTTGTTGTAGCTTTTACTCTAACTGCGGCCGGTTGTGCTGTTGGGAACCGTCTTGCTGTTTCTAAGAGTTCAGCTGTTACTGGCAGTCCAGCTGTTGCTGACGATTCAGTAATGCTTCAAGCAAATGAGAAAAAGGCCTGGGAAAAGGCGACGAAAACTTTTCCTGTGGAACATCAGCTAAATGTTCAGCAATTCAAAGCGCTTTACGATAAGGTTATGGCTGGACAGGAAGATGCCTATTTGGTTGATCTCCGGACGCATCCTGAATTTTATGCCGCTCACATTGTCGGGACGGACCATATCCATGCCGGTCATATGTACACGTTTCCCAAAAAAATAAAAAATAAAGACGCCAAAATCGTGTTGTGGTGCAGGACACACAAACGAGGCGCTTACGTAGGGGAGCGCCTCGCACAATATGGTTACACCAATGTCTGGTGGTATAAAGACGGCATCGTAGGTTGGATCGAAGCAGGATATCCCCTTTGTAATCAGTTTATGGGATTGTTTAAAGTCACCGACTACCATAAGTCCTTCACGGAAATAGATAACGAGACTAAAAAGCCTTTGTATCAAATTCGAGAATTTCACCCCTATTAATGAAAAATATCTTTTATCAAGGAAAAAGCATTTTTGCTTTTTCCTTGATAAATTGCAATTTTTTTGGATTGATCTCCCTCTAAATATTTTTTAAAACATATGACCTTTACGAACCACGCAGTCCGCATAAGCCGCCTTACTTCCAATGACGAAAAACAATCTTCCCATAAAATAGGGTAGAGTAGAGCACTGATTCAGCCGATGTCTTCAGCTCTTTTTATATTCAGAATTCGAGGGACACGATACAAAAATATTGACAGTACAAGTATAATTTGCAATAAGTCCCGGTATGGTAAGATTATCAATTCTACATTGATCTAATGACTGAATGATGCAGACATTTCAATGTAAAAATTTGGAGTTACTGTCTGATGCCCAATCATACCCACCTGATTGCAGTTCCTTCAACTTCGGACGGACTTGCCTCCGACATAGGTGAAGCCCATAGAAGATATGCAAGGATGGTAAATTTCAGGGAAGACTGGCAGGGGCATTTCTGGCAGGGACAGTTTGCTTCTTTTATTATGGATGAGCATCACCTGGTTGCCGCTGCCAGGTATATCGAACAAAACCCTATTTCGAGCAGGATTGGTTAAAAAAGCGGAAGAATATCCGTGGAGTTTGCCGGGCACATCTAAACCTTGTTAAGGACCCTCTTATTAACGTAAATCCCTTATTGGCGTATGTCGATCAGTGGGATGATTTTATAAATCTTAAGGTTGAACCGAATGAAAGGGATGCACTACCAAAGCATGAGAGAACCGGCGTCCCCTTGGCGACAATCGTTTTATCAGTCAGCTTGAAGCAAAAACCGGTCGGGTACTAAAAAAACTAACCCAAAAGGGCCAAGAAAATAACGATAGTTTTATGTCGCGTCCTCCGAATTACCATCCCCGAAGTACCAAGCTTGTTTTTTATAAATAAACTCCAACTGGAATAAATATGAAATTAATAGTACGTAACCTTGATCGGCTAACCACAGAAGATGAACTAAAAGTTCGATTCCAAGAATTCGGTGCCGTCCAATATTGCAATGTGGTATTCGACCTTGAAAGTGGTAAGTCTAAAGGTTTTGCTTTCATTGAAATGCCAAAGCCAGGTGAAGCAAAAGCGGCAATGAAAAATCTGAATAACAAAATTATTGGCAGTAATAAAATCCGGGTTAAAAAGGCTGAAGGTAACGGTGGTCGTACTCCAAATCCGTGGCTGGCTCCCTGAAAATGGTTCTCTGAGGGAATCGGAATTTGGGACAAACCACTATTTTCTAATCGTAAGTAGGTGGATGAAAATAAAGCCCTATTCTCCTCTCAGAGTTTTTTCGATTTCAAACAAGCCATTAAACTGGGAAATATTTTTATCTTGGTACTTATCTTCTTTTAAATCAGTGCAAATTGGGCTACCGTTTTAAGCTGGTAAATCCTTTAAAATATTGATTTTATGAATCATAATTCATAGATAATAATTATTTTTCATGCCATTATATTCCCGACAAGTAAAAATGGAATTCATAAAGATGGCTCATTCTAATCAAAATTCACAGCACTATTTTTCACGGTTTTCCAGCATTAGAGGAAGGAAGCTGTTTAGCTGGATATTCAAGATGCAAAAATGGGAAATTTTGTTCTACTCATTGACAGCAAGTTACAATATGAAGGGGAATCGTATCCATCCAGGCGTCATCGGGTTCGTAATAACTTGCCGGGGACGCGAAATTTTAGCCCATTAATCCGAAAAACGGGAAAACTTGAAAAGTTTATTGACAAGAAGCTGTCAGAAACAGCGGCTACCGACATAATGCGGGACAGTTTGAACCGGTTGATCCGAGTTTTCCAGCACGTAAGTCTATAAAAATAGGACATCCCACAAGATCCTTCTTCTGCGGGGTGTCCCGGTTTAAAACGGTGGCCATGAACGTAGACTCTTTATGGCAAGAACAACGGCTTGGATTAACGCTTGACCCCTCCCCGTATTGTAATTACAATGTATATATAAAAACTCAATATAGGGTACCAAATATGAAAGCATCACTAATTAAAATTGGCAATTCACAAGGCATCCGAATTCCAAAACCGATAATCGCCCAATGCGGATTTGAAGGAGAAGTGGAATTTTTAGTCCAAAACAATCAACTTATTGTCAGGGCCATAAAATCCTCTCGACATAATTGGGATTCTGCCTTCAAAAAAATGGCTAAAAATGGCGATGACCAACTATTAGATTCAGAAAATATTTCCGCAACTGAATGGGATGAGAGTGAGTGGGAATGGAAATAAAACGGTTTCAAGTTTATTTGATAAATTTTGATCCAACCATCGGTCATGAAATCAAAAAGACTCGGCCCTGTTTAATCGTTTCTCCAAATGAAATGAATCTAAATATAAGCACAGTAATTGTTGCCCCGATGACAACTAAAGGACGAAATTACCCAACAAGGGTCATGTCTTCTTTTCAAGACAAGAAAGGCCAAGTCGTCCTTGATCAAATTCGAACAATTGATAAAAGAAGGCTTATTAAAAAACTCGGTTCAATCGACAGCAAATCTCAAAATAAAGTCTTAGATATTCTGCAAGAAATGTTTGCCAAGTAAACTCTACTTCGCTCGGTGACCCTTTGAACTCCTACAATTCCAATAAGTGAAATGCTGACGGATAAAGCTCATATTTCAATGGTTTACGGCGGATCCGCCGCCGTGAAGCGCGGTACTGACTTCGTTCAGTACCTTGTCCAGTCGCCTCTGGCGCCTGAACAAGGTACTGGACCGGTCACTGCCACCGACCAATTAAACTATCGTTTGCTTGATCGGTGCACAGCGCCGGTCAGCACCGCGATTGGCTGAAAAACATAGCGTATACCCTTCCTATTTTAATGAACCTTGAATAATAAAAGAAAATATGGATATCTTTAAAAGATTAATTCGGTTCCTTCGCCCCTATTGGATGCTCGCACTGGCAGCTCCGCTGTTAATGATCATAGAAGTGATTACAGAGCTTATGCTGCCCAAAATTATGCAGCATATCATTGATACAGGAGTTGCAAATTCTGATCTTTCTGTTGTTATCCGCTCAGGAATTTTAATGTCATCACTGACCTTTATCGGAATGATAGGTGGTATAGGCGGCGCTGTTTTTGCAATAAGGGCCGCAATGTTTACGGGTTCGGACATAAGGAGCGCTCTTTTCAAGAAGATACAGGGCCTCTCTTTTGGAAATCTGGACAGACTTGAAACAGGGCAGTTGGTTATTCGCCTTACGAACGACGTTACCCAGGTCCAGGAAGCTATATTTTTTTCTATCCATATCATGATAAGGGGCGGCATGACACTTATAGGCAGTGTGGTCATGGCATTCATTACGAGTCCGAGCCTTGCCATGATATTCTTTTTACTAGGCCCAATAATTGTTATCTTTCTAATCTTTGTGGTCAAACGGACCATAAGGATTTTTACGGGTGTTCAGGAGGGGCTGGATAGACTCAACACAGTCATTGTTGAGAATTTTTCAGGCATGCGGCTGGTCAAGTCTTTTGTCAGAATGGATTATGAAAAAACAAAGTTCGGAAAGATCAATGACTATCTCACTAACCAGAGTATAAAAGCCAATAAAGTCGGAGCGCTGTCACGACCCTTTATGATGCTGGTTGTGAATATGGGTATCGTCTGTGCCATATGGTTCGGTGGTTTAAAGATAAACACGGGCAGTATGATGCTTGGGCAGCTTATTGCATTTGTCAATTACCTGATGCAGGCGCTCATGTCCATTATGATGGTTGGGATGCTTCTCATGCGTATCTCAAGGGCTTCGGCCTCTGCAAAAAGGATAGATGAAGTGTTTGAGAGCAGCCCGGAAATACAGGAAGCACCAAAGCCTGTTATGGCTTTGAACCCTCGCGGCCGTTTGTGTTTTGAGAATGTTTCATTCAGCTATAATTTTGGAAAAACATCCCATACACCGATCCTGAAAAACATCAGTTTTACTGCTGAGCCGGGAGAGACAATAGCTGTTGTGGGTGCCACTGGATCGGGAAAGACCAGCCTGATTAACCTTATTCCCCGTTTTTATGATGTTACTGAAGGGAGGATCACCCTTGACAATGTTGATATCAGGGATTTCCCCATAGAAGCTCTCAGAAAAAACATTGGTATTTCCATGCAGAATGCGCTTCTTTTTTCAGGGACTATCCAGGATAACATAAGATATGGAAGGCCGGATGCAGCCGATGATGATGTGATAACAGCTGCCTGTGCCGCCCAGGCCCATGGTTTTATTACCCTCTTTCCTGCGGGCTATGACAGCCTGGTCGGACAGCGCGGTGTAAACCTTTCAGGTGGTCAGAAACAGAGGATCGCCATTGCAAGAGCTCTGCTCATAGATCCCGCCATACTGATCCTGGATGACAGCACAAGCGCTGTTGACGTAGAAACAGAGGGACATATTCAGGATGCACTGTCCGGACTTAAAAAAAGAAGGACAAGTTTTATAGTCGCCCAGAGGGTAAGTACCATTCTGAATGCTGACAGGATTATTGTGCTTGATAACGGAATGATAGCCGCAGGGGGGAACCATGATACCCTTTTACAAACAAGCCCTATTTACAGAGAGATATATGATTCACAGCTTGGAAAAGGATAGATAGTGCATGAACGTCCCTATATCGGAAGATCAAAAGAAACGGGTACCCTTTGGAGGAGCAGGCGAAAAGGGCGGCAAGATACTTGCCAGCGCTGAAAGGGCAAAGGACAAACGAAGCGTAATGGTTCGTTTATGGGGATATCTCAGTTCACAGGGAAGGAAGCTGTTGCTGGTAGTTTTCCTTGTAGCCGCAGCAACGGGTTTTGAGCTGCTTGGACCATACCTGATGGGTGTGGCTATAGACAAGTATATTGCTACTGGCAATCTCAGAGGCCTTGCATTTATCGTATGCATAATGATTCTGGCGTATATCATGGGTTCAGGAATCACCCTTGTGCAGTCTTTAATAATGGCTGAAGTTTCGCAGGATACTGTCAGGCATCTCAGGAAGGATCTTTTCAGTCATCTGCAAACTCTATCTCTCAGATTCTTTGATCAAAGTTCCCATGGAAACCTTTTAAGCCGGTTTTCAAATGATGTGGAAAATATCAGCAATGTCTTGAATGAAGGGGCCGCACAGTTTATTGCCGGAGTTCTGATGATTGCGAGTGTCACTGTTGTGATGTTCATGATGGATATGAAGATGGCGTTGGTGACAATCTCTGTTATGCCTTTTGTATTTCTGCTCACAAAATGGATAGCTGCAAGGACCAGAAAGGGGTATCGCATGCAGCAGCAGTCATTGGGAATATTAAACGGGGTGATAGAAGAAACAGTGGTTGGACAAAGAGTGGTCAAGGCCTATTGCAAGGAACATGACGTGATTCAGTCCTTTGACAGGCTCAATCTGGATTACAGAGATAGTGCGGTCAAGGCTCAGACATATATGACAGTATTCGGACCTATATTCGGATTCCTGAACAATATGAATTTTGCCATGGTTGCATGCGCAGGCGGTTATTTTGCCCTGAAAGGTAGTTTAACCGTGGGAAGTGTTGCCGTATTTCTTAGTTATTCAAGACAGTTCTTTCGGCCAGTCACCCAGATCTCAGCAATGTACAACAGCATACAGTCAGCTTTAGCAGGTGCGGAGCGCGTATTTGAAGTTATGGGCGAGGAGCCGGAGATAGTTGATATCCCTGATGCTCAGCCATTAACAAATATCAGGGGAGATGTTATTTTTGAACATGTCACATTTGCCTATGAGAAAGGGAATCCTGTATTAAAGGATATCTCTCTACATGCTTCTCCAGGAGAAACCATAGCACTTGTTGGACCCACTGGTGCGGGAAAAACTACGATCATAAATCTGCTTACACGTTTCTATGACATAGAATCAGGAAACATCTATGTTGATGGACAACGTATCGATCAGATTCAAAAGAACAGCCTGAGACGCCAGTTGGGGATCGTGTTACAGGAGACTTTTCTTTTTTCCGATACAGTGATGGAAAACATCAGGTATGGAAAATTAGAGGCAACTGATGAGGAGGTCATTGCCGCTGCTGAACTGTCAGGTGCTAGCAGCTTCATTAATCGTCTTCCTAAGAATTACGAGACACCGCTGGCTGAGAAAGGGAGCAACCTCAGCCATGGGCAGCGTCAGCTCTTATCCATAGCGCGCGCAATATTGGCTGATCCCTCTATTTTGATCCTCGATGAAGCCACAAGCAGTGTGGATACAAGAACAGAGATCAATATCCAGACAGCACTGCTTAAGCTTATGGAAGGGAGGACCAGTTTTGTTATCGCCCATAGGCTAAGTACGATTCGAGGTGCGGACAACGTTATCGTTATAGATAAAGGGGAAATCGTTGAACAGGGCACTCATATTGAACTGCTCGCTAAGAAAGGATTTTATTCCAGACTTTATATGAGCCAGTTCAAAGGTCGCTCAATCAGCGATTTATGATACCTGGTTTCCATCCAGAAATGGCTGTGGTTCGCCAAAAAAGAATCGGAATCTCAATTGGGGGACAGACCACGATTTTCTAATTGTATCTTCTTTCAAACCAGTATAAATTGGCATTATGCCAAGACGTCCGAGAATAGTAGTTTCCAACATCCCTCTTCATATTGTTCAAAGGGGGAATAACAAGCAGGCTTGTTTTTTTGCCGATGATGACTACTTGTTTTATCTTCAATGGCTTGAGGAATATGCATTAACCTCGGGTTGTCTAATCCACGCTTACGCTTTGATGACAAATCATGTCCATCTGTTGCTGACCCCTAAAAGTAGCAGCAGTGCCGGTATGAATTGGAACCTGATGAAATAGATTAAATCAGAAATGCCACGAATGGAAATTTTGCATTGGGGACGTAGTAATAAATTAATATTAGGAGATAAATAGCATGGATAGAGATACCATATTGGTTTTGGAGGAAGCGCCTCTCCTGGATCTCGTGGAAAAAAATTTTAATGTCAAACTTGGAGGGTTGAGGGATGAGGAATATCTCACCCAGGCCTGGGGTATAATGGAGATTCTGGTTGAAAAGGGGTGGAGTTTCGATATGCGGATTGAACGAAATTTAAAAAGAATAGACGGATACAAATTCGACAACGGCCCCGGGACCATCTTTGCACAGCACGGTTCCTTGCCCTATTTTGACAGTATGTGTGAAGGTATTTGTAAAACCTGTCTGGTCGCCCTTGTACTCACCGAAGGTGTCAAGGCAGATTGAGCCTTCCTTTTTAAAGTTAAGGAAGAGGGCCGTGGAAACGCATTCTCAAATATGGCAGATTCAGCCGGTAATCCTCTTCCGATAAATTGGAAGGCGTGTTAATCCATAATATTGAGAATGCGTTTCCACCCTGCCTGATATTTTTAATCCCCTGCGCCTTAAGGGTGATTATTTTTTGCCTGTGAAAAGGTCGGCAATGGCTCCAGTAAAGTCGTCGGTCGCCTTTTGAATGTATGCTTCCCAATCTGTACCATGGCGATAAAAGGCCATGGAAGCAATTTTTTTGGTAATTATTGCATTTCGGTAAGCTTTAAGCTTTTCTGCATTCAGAACCTGTAAAATTGAATTTTTTCCCATGCTTTTCCACATCACTTTGGGGATATAGGCCTTCAGCACTTCCCACAAAAGATCTTCATTGGTCGTAATTTCGTCAATGTGATCGGCCACCACAGTCTGGAACGTAAAAATCTGTTCACTGGTCTTTTCGGACAGCACAAATAAAGGTACGCTGGGATCTGATTCATGGATACGGATAAGCATGGCAATTTCAGCTTTTGCATAGGTGGCGACAAGATCCATAATATCCCGGATTAACGCCCAGCGGGTATCCACATGGTCCAAAAGGCGTTTTTCATAATCATCTTCCAGTAAAAAGGCGGTGAGCACCTCGGCCACGGCAGATGAAAACACCCCGCCCTTGTTGGCGGAGCTGTCTTTGATCTGTTTGATGCCCGTGAATGAAGCAATAAATCGCCGGGCAGGATCGTCAAAAAAGACATTGGCCCCTTCCACAATATATTTTAACTGGGCAAAGTTTTCGGTAAATGCCCGGACATTGCCCCGGTTGATGGTATCCTTAAACCCGCCGCAGGGGATGAAGGCCTGGATATTTGCCTGTTCAATATATTTACGGTTGGCCGGATCTGTCAAAAAATTTCTGTGAAATATAGCCCCCTCTGCCACCCGGGTGCCGTCGGGCAGGGTTATGTTCTTGCCTTTCAGTGGCACTATAAACCCCCTGGGGCCAAGCTTTTCCATCGGGAACCCCAGAGAGTTCATCCGGGGGGTGGTGTGGCGCATGAATGCAATTTGTGTCAATGCCTGTCTGTTAAGCCCTTCCGGGTCAAATAAAATGGAGCCGCCGTCA encodes the following:
- a CDS encoding rhodanese-like domain-containing protein, with the protein product MKKGFIFVFVVAFTLTAAGCAVGNRLAVSKSSAVTGSPAVADDSVMLQANEKKAWEKATKTFPVEHQLNVQQFKALYDKVMAGQEDAYLVDLRTHPEFYAAHIVGTDHIHAGHMYTFPKKIKNKDAKIVLWCRTHKRGAYVGERLAQYGYTNVWWYKDGIVGWIEAGYPLCNQFMGLFKVTDYHKSFTEIDNETKKPLYQIREFHPY
- a CDS encoding RNA recognition motif domain-containing protein, yielding MKLIVRNLDRLTTEDELKVRFQEFGAVQYCNVVFDLESGKSKGFAFIEMPKPGEAKAAMKNLNNKIIGSNKIRVKKAEGNGGRTPNPWLAP
- a CDS encoding AbrB/MazE/SpoVT family DNA-binding domain-containing protein, producing MKASLIKIGNSQGIRIPKPIIAQCGFEGEVEFLVQNNQLIVRAIKSSRHNWDSAFKKMAKNGDDQLLDSENISATEWDESEWEWK
- a CDS encoding type II toxin-antitoxin system PemK/MazF family toxin; its protein translation is MEIKRFQVYLINFDPTIGHEIKKTRPCLIVSPNEMNLNISTVIVAPMTTKGRNYPTRVMSSFQDKKGQVVLDQIRTIDKRRLIKKLGSIDSKSQNKVLDILQEMFAK
- a CDS encoding ABC transporter ATP-binding protein, whose translation is MDIFKRLIRFLRPYWMLALAAPLLMIIEVITELMLPKIMQHIIDTGVANSDLSVVIRSGILMSSLTFIGMIGGIGGAVFAIRAAMFTGSDIRSALFKKIQGLSFGNLDRLETGQLVIRLTNDVTQVQEAIFFSIHIMIRGGMTLIGSVVMAFITSPSLAMIFFLLGPIIVIFLIFVVKRTIRIFTGVQEGLDRLNTVIVENFSGMRLVKSFVRMDYEKTKFGKINDYLTNQSIKANKVGALSRPFMMLVVNMGIVCAIWFGGLKINTGSMMLGQLIAFVNYLMQALMSIMMVGMLLMRISRASASAKRIDEVFESSPEIQEAPKPVMALNPRGRLCFENVSFSYNFGKTSHTPILKNISFTAEPGETIAVVGATGSGKTSLINLIPRFYDVTEGRITLDNVDIRDFPIEALRKNIGISMQNALLFSGTIQDNIRYGRPDAADDDVITAACAAQAHGFITLFPAGYDSLVGQRGVNLSGGQKQRIAIARALLIDPAILILDDSTSAVDVETEGHIQDALSGLKKRRTSFIVAQRVSTILNADRIIVLDNGMIAAGGNHDTLLQTSPIYREIYDSQLGKG
- a CDS encoding ABC transporter ATP-binding protein, translated to MNVPISEDQKKRVPFGGAGEKGGKILASAERAKDKRSVMVRLWGYLSSQGRKLLLVVFLVAAATGFELLGPYLMGVAIDKYIATGNLRGLAFIVCIMILAYIMGSGITLVQSLIMAEVSQDTVRHLRKDLFSHLQTLSLRFFDQSSHGNLLSRFSNDVENISNVLNEGAAQFIAGVLMIASVTVVMFMMDMKMALVTISVMPFVFLLTKWIAARTRKGYRMQQQSLGILNGVIEETVVGQRVVKAYCKEHDVIQSFDRLNLDYRDSAVKAQTYMTVFGPIFGFLNNMNFAMVACAGGYFALKGSLTVGSVAVFLSYSRQFFRPVTQISAMYNSIQSALAGAERVFEVMGEEPEIVDIPDAQPLTNIRGDVIFEHVTFAYEKGNPVLKDISLHASPGETIALVGPTGAGKTTIINLLTRFYDIESGNIYVDGQRIDQIQKNSLRRQLGIVLQETFLFSDTVMENIRYGKLEATDEEVIAAAELSGASSFINRLPKNYETPLAEKGSNLSHGQRQLLSIARAILADPSILILDEATSSVDTRTEINIQTALLKLMEGRTSFVIAHRLSTIRGADNVIVIDKGEIVEQGTHIELLAKKGFYSRLYMSQFKGRSISDL
- a CDS encoding transposase, with translation MPRRPRIVVSNIPLHIVQRGNNKQACFFADDDYLFYLQWLEEYALTSGCLIHAYALMTNHVHLLLTPKSSSSAGMNWNLMK